Proteins found in one Candidatus Hydrogenedentota bacterium genomic segment:
- a CDS encoding YfhO family protein, translating to MEATVSETNRYGFAALFLLAVSFVFAAPLFWQHVELPEVPASESYENSDLYQFVYPAMHFAYGRLRSGQFPLWNTRQMCGIPLLPDHRIGLFQPLNAVFLLSDTGRAMALHSFICLALMGFGFALFARSLDLAYGASLIGGVAYAFSGASAAGMSRPYLATALAWLPLVFWAVREFARLGQRRWVYLGSLLGAAFIFSGAYALVVLVFPLAAAYALLHGVAGQREVFGLRAALRGLILAGTLALCLTAIQWLPTILWARDLSAPANALFYLRTGGRLPGSFREAVVQTFTSRQSDLPRLGYVGIVPLILLPAALFQRRHWREVVLFGLAGTAAWLVGAAGLQRGQGALPREAWLCFAMFCAAVLTALGADRILKPRTGYHSARVWPVAMAVFAALAAVFYLAGSQGRGYTIAFVVLLTPCLLLRKSWFSVPASCAIALLAFIDLTVANVNAYGHPYQDFKEQLNRYSESIELIRERALGGRVVIASRPLEYGLPANLGMLVPLDAVGGRNVFASREHAAWWSRLRRSGTTSDAVASWEVSPDAPQPSLLNLMAARAVLASPESGLSAETWSGGGVRLREVQSSVRGRVFVNESVLPRAFWVPEWRMAETVSSAIDIMASDDFDPARECIVAAEHGPYLEQFEERVPGPLEPPDGNVFAAALDTPRDGAAAAAAPAAGEAVPDLRTAASACSLEELSPEHVAIHVEAPQPGIVVLSDSFGKGWRATLDGVPCEILRVNGIFRGIATPAGTHEIVYTYRPASLFIGLAVSLFGAALLLGSPLASAYRRR from the coding sequence GTGGAGGCTACCGTTTCCGAGACAAACCGGTATGGATTCGCGGCGCTGTTCTTGCTCGCGGTATCTTTTGTGTTCGCGGCGCCTCTGTTTTGGCAACATGTGGAATTGCCGGAGGTCCCTGCCAGCGAATCGTATGAAAACAGCGACTTGTATCAATTTGTCTACCCGGCGATGCACTTCGCCTATGGCCGTCTGCGGTCGGGGCAGTTCCCCCTCTGGAATACGCGGCAGATGTGTGGCATTCCCCTGCTGCCAGACCACAGGATCGGTCTCTTTCAGCCCCTGAACGCTGTCTTTCTTCTTTCCGATACCGGACGGGCTATGGCCTTGCATTCGTTCATTTGCCTCGCATTGATGGGATTTGGGTTCGCGCTGTTCGCCCGGTCCCTCGACCTGGCCTATGGCGCGAGCCTGATCGGCGGAGTGGCGTACGCTTTCTCGGGGGCCTCGGCGGCAGGCATGTCGCGGCCGTATCTCGCGACCGCCTTGGCATGGTTGCCGCTGGTATTCTGGGCCGTCCGCGAGTTTGCGCGTCTCGGCCAGCGCCGCTGGGTATATCTTGGAAGCCTTCTGGGCGCCGCCTTTATCTTTTCCGGTGCGTATGCGCTCGTTGTCCTTGTCTTCCCCCTGGCCGCAGCCTATGCCCTCCTGCACGGTGTTGCGGGACAGCGCGAAGTGTTCGGGCTGCGTGCAGCCTTGCGCGGCCTGATACTGGCGGGAACGCTCGCCCTCTGCCTGACGGCAATCCAGTGGCTTCCCACGATTCTCTGGGCCCGGGACCTCAGTGCGCCCGCCAACGCCCTGTTTTACTTGCGCACGGGAGGGCGGCTCCCCGGCTCGTTTCGCGAAGCGGTTGTGCAGACGTTTACCTCCCGCCAGAGCGATTTGCCGCGATTGGGCTATGTGGGCATTGTTCCCCTGATTCTTCTCCCGGCCGCGCTTTTCCAACGCCGGCATTGGCGCGAAGTCGTGTTGTTCGGGCTGGCTGGAACGGCCGCATGGCTGGTGGGCGCCGCGGGCCTCCAACGCGGACAGGGCGCCCTGCCCAGAGAAGCCTGGCTATGTTTCGCCATGTTCTGCGCCGCCGTGCTGACGGCGCTCGGCGCGGACCGCATCCTTAAGCCGCGGACGGGCTATCATTCAGCCAGAGTATGGCCCGTGGCCATGGCGGTATTCGCGGCGCTCGCGGCCGTGTTCTATCTGGCCGGCAGCCAGGGCCGGGGTTACACTATCGCTTTTGTGGTTTTGCTGACGCCCTGTCTGCTCCTGCGAAAGAGCTGGTTTTCGGTGCCCGCCTCTTGCGCGATCGCCTTGCTCGCCTTTATCGATCTGACGGTGGCCAACGTCAACGCGTACGGTCATCCCTATCAGGATTTCAAAGAGCAGCTGAACCGGTACTCCGAGTCCATCGAGTTGATCCGCGAACGGGCGCTCGGGGGCCGCGTGGTCATTGCGTCGCGCCCGCTCGAGTACGGTTTGCCGGCCAACCTCGGAATGCTCGTTCCCCTGGATGCCGTAGGCGGGCGCAACGTGTTTGCATCGCGCGAACACGCCGCCTGGTGGTCGCGGTTGAGGCGTTCCGGCACAACGTCCGATGCCGTGGCTTCGTGGGAGGTTTCTCCAGACGCGCCGCAGCCCTCGTTGCTCAATCTCATGGCCGCGCGAGCGGTGCTGGCATCGCCAGAATCGGGCCTGTCCGCGGAGACCTGGAGCGGCGGCGGGGTACGCCTGCGCGAAGTGCAGTCTTCCGTTCGGGGGCGCGTCTTCGTCAACGAATCGGTTCTGCCGCGCGCGTTCTGGGTGCCGGAATGGCGTATGGCGGAGACGGTATCCAGCGCGATTGACATTATGGCTTCGGACGATTTCGACCCCGCCCGGGAATGTATTGTTGCGGCGGAGCACGGCCCGTATCTGGAGCAGTTCGAGGAACGAGTGCCCGGACCCTTGGAACCGCCTGACGGCAACGTGTTCGCCGCTGCGCTCGACACGCCGCGCGACGGGGCCGCGGCTGCAGCCGCGCCAGCCGCCGGTGAAGCCGTCCCCGACCTGCGTACAGCGGCTTCCGCCTGCTCTCTCGAGGAACTGTCGCCGGAGCATGTGGCGATCCACGTCGAAGCCCCGCAGCCGGGCATCGTGGTGCTCAGTGACTCGTTCGGAAAGGGGTGGCGGGCCACGCTGGATGGCGTCCCCTGCGAAATACTGCGTGTGAACGGCATATTTCGCGGCATCGCGACGCCGGCGGGTACGCACGAGATTGTGTACACGTACCGGCCGGCATCCTTGTTCATCGGCCTGGCCGTTTCCCTGTTCGGGGCCGCGCTGCTGTTGGGTTCGCCGCTTGCATCGGCATACCGGCGCCGCTAG
- a CDS encoding Gfo/Idh/MocA family oxidoreductase — translation MKRLIQVGVGGMGAHWTGVVAASHKWQAAAYVDTNRKNLMAAAARHGMPRSRCYTSLARALREIEADALLDVTPQQFRKDVCTAAMECNLDVLCEKPLTGNLRDAKTLVSRAQRLGRILMVAQNYRYTALPQTVKRFLAQGKLGTVGSVDIGFHKGPHFGGYREKMAFPLVLDMSIHHFDLVRFLMASDVRAVQGVTLCAPWNWFKGDAGVMAALELDTGSCVNYHASWVANGWETPWNGNWRFDGSRGALLWENDELYVSNSPAKRRKLRQVAWPLVGQAGLLDAFARAVESRQQPETAAADNLKSLAVTHALVRAVREKRRVELRELLE, via the coding sequence ATGAAACGTCTAATCCAAGTCGGCGTGGGTGGAATGGGGGCGCACTGGACCGGCGTTGTCGCTGCTTCTCATAAGTGGCAGGCCGCCGCCTACGTGGATACCAACCGCAAGAACCTGATGGCCGCGGCGGCACGGCACGGCATGCCGCGCAGCCGGTGCTATACAAGCCTGGCCCGGGCTTTGCGCGAGATCGAGGCGGACGCGCTCCTGGATGTCACCCCGCAGCAATTCCGAAAAGACGTTTGCACGGCCGCGATGGAATGCAATCTCGATGTCCTGTGCGAAAAACCCTTAACCGGCAACCTTCGCGACGCCAAGACGCTGGTCTCACGGGCGCAACGGCTTGGACGCATTCTCATGGTGGCGCAGAACTACCGGTACACGGCTCTTCCGCAGACCGTCAAACGGTTTCTGGCACAAGGAAAGCTTGGGACTGTGGGCAGCGTGGATATAGGCTTTCACAAGGGCCCGCATTTTGGCGGGTACCGCGAGAAAATGGCATTTCCTCTTGTGCTGGACATGTCGATTCACCATTTTGATCTCGTGCGTTTCTTGATGGCGAGCGACGTCCGCGCGGTCCAGGGCGTAACACTCTGCGCGCCCTGGAACTGGTTTAAGGGCGATGCCGGCGTGATGGCGGCGCTGGAACTCGATACCGGCTCATGCGTCAATTATCATGCAAGCTGGGTAGCCAACGGTTGGGAAACGCCGTGGAACGGCAACTGGCGTTTCGACGGGAGCCGAGGGGCGCTCTTGTGGGAGAACGACGAACTCTACGTCTCCAATTCCCCCGCAAAAAGGCGCAAACTCCGGCAAGTGGCGTGGCCCCTTGTTGGACAGGCCGGCTTGCTTGACGCCTTTGCCCGCGCGGTCGAATCGCGCCAGCAGCCCGAGACAGCCGCCGCGGATAATCTCAAGAGCCTTGCCGTTACGCATGCGTTGGTGCGTGCCGTAAGAGAGAAGCGGCGCGTCGAACTCCGGGAGCTCTTGGAGTAG